The genomic region TTAGGATAGATCAAGTTTGGATTTTTGATCTTTCCGCGGTTCGCATCATAGATACGTTTCCAAAGTTTAGAAGTACCGTAATGTTGTTTGTAAGCGGAAATTCTCCAGAGGCAATCTGCAGGAATTTTCTTACGAACTACGTATTTTTTCCAACCTTCAGGAAGTTCTCCGGAAGAAGAAGCAGTTGAATCTTCTCCTTTTCTGGTGGAAGAAGAACTAGAATCTCCTGCATCACCTTTGCGGCCCGCAACTGAAGATCCAGTGCGTAATCTTTCTGCGATATCATCAGACTGATCTACTACGATTCGAGAGAGTCTGATCGCTTCTTCCGATCTACCGATAGAATCTTCGTATTTTTCGGAAGAATATAGATCTTCTGCGGAAGCTAAAGACTCATCCGCTGCTTTTAAGTTCTCGTCCGCTCTTTGGTAAGAAGTTTGGAGATCTTTGCTGGATTTCAGTTTGGACTGATCGATCCCGGAAAGTTTATCCTTAGCTTTTCCGATAGAATCTTTTGCTTCTGCCTTCTTCTTGAGTGCGTAAGCTTGGATGTTTTTAGCTACAAGTTCTGCTGATTTTTTGCGAATATCATCTACTTCGGAATAACCTTCTTTGATCTTTCCTTCGTCGATTTTCGCCTTAGCAGCATTCAAACGTTCTCTAGTTTGAGAAACTTCTGGGTCCCCACCACCCGCATATCTGTCCGCATCATCCAGATTTTTTTCGATATCTGCAAGAGAATCGATCAACTGTTGTTTTTGGGAAAGAGCCAAAGACTTGGCATCAGTTGCCGCTTTTTTGGACTCTAAATATTTTTTATTACTTTGTTCGAACTGATCGAAAGCAGCAAGACGAGTCTTGAGTTTTGCATCGTCTCCGGATTCCTTAGAATAGGATTCCAAAGTGCGATCTGCATTATCTCTTAGAGTGTCCCCTTCTTTCTTAAGCTCTACTGCATTATTATAAGGTTCTGCAGCGAGTTGAGAAGCATAAGCCTCATCCGCTTCATTGATAGCGGTGTTAGCCTGAGTCTTAGAATCCTCAGTCAATTGAGGATAAGATTTTTCTAATGCATCATACGCCTTACTTTTTGCGTATTCGGCGCTTTTTTTGGTCTCGCCTAAGTCTTCGTTGGAAGCTTTTTCATGAGCAGTCAAAAGACTTTTGCGAGCTTCCTCGAATTCTCCGGAAGCGTATCTTTCTGCACCTGCGTCTTTAGCGCGAGTGATAGCGGTTTTTGCTTCCGCCAATTCTTTTACGGGTAGTTCCGACCCACAGGCAACTAGGAATCCTAAAACTCCCAGTACCAATGATGGGAACGATATAGCTCGAAAAGTTTTCATTTGTTTTGCACCAGCCAGAGGATCGTTAGAGTGTGCCTTACTTATTTGAAGGCAGCGACTGCATCAGCTTCGTTATCAAAGATCTCGAAGAATGATGTTAATTTAGTTAATTCAAATACCTTTCTTACGGAACCCGCAACGTTGATAATTTTAAGTCCACCCTGGTATTTTTTTAAGTTAGAGAGGCTGGAAATCAAAGCACCGATTCCGGATGAGTCGATATAAGAGACCTTTTCCAGATTGATAATCGTATAGTATTTCTGCTCTTCAATGAGCTTTGCGATCACATCCTTAATCTCAGGGGCGTTGTATAAATCGATCTCCCCATTGATGTCCAGAATGACGATGTTACCGCTTTCCCTTCTGGTGATTTCCATAAAAAATCAGCAACTCCTTTCTTTATCTGTTTGAACCATCCTACAATAGGGGGGTCATTCTCTATATAGTCAACGAGAAATTTCCGGTCTTTCGTACAAATTTTTCCATTTAACGAAAAACTCGCTGAAATTTCCAACTTCGATGGAATGTCGAAGTTCTTTCATGAACTTTTTCATAAAATGCAGATTATGGTACGTGCTCAAGGAAAATGCGCTTAGCTCTTTCACGTGATGCAGGTGTCTGATATACCCAATGCTGTATCTTTTACACACTTTACATTCGCATTCCGGGTCCATCGGCTCATCTAGAAGCTTCCATTTCTCATTTCTGAGATTCACTTTTCCTTGAGAGGTGAATACTTGCCCATTTCTAGCGTTGCGGGTGGGAAGAACACAGTCAAACATGTCGACTCCGTTCCGAACTCCTTCCAAAATATCCGGAACAGTTCCTACTCCCATCAGATATAATGGTCTAGTCCTGTCGGTATAGGAGGAAATTCCTTCCATAGTTCTAATAAAATCAGGTCTCGGTTCTCCCACGGAAAGACCTCCGATCGCAATTCCTGAGAATGGGAGTGATCGGATCTTGTCCAGACTTTCCAATCTCAGATCTAAATTGGTTCCACCTTGGAAAATCCCGAATAGAAATTGATTACGTTTGTCTTTCATCCAGTAATTCACGGCTTCTTCTGCCCAGCGATGAGTTCTGTCTAAAGCGTCTTTGATCCTAGAAACAGTTCCATCTCCCGGAGGACAATCGTCCAGCACCATCATAATGTCGGAACCGATCGCTCTTTGGATATCGATCACTTTCTGGGGTGTGAAAAAATGAGGACTTCCGTCTATATGAGAGCGGAACTCCACTCCTTCTTGTTTGAATTTTACGAGAGAATTCAGGCTGAAAACTTGGAAACCACCGCTGTCAGTGAGCAGAGCCTTTTTGTACGAAACAAAGTTTTTAAGTCCGCCGAATTTTTCCAGGACCTCTGTGCCCGGACGAAGATATAGATGATATGTATTTCCTAAGATCAGTTCGTAACCTAACTCATCTATATCGTCGGAATCCAGGGACTTGACGGCACCTCTTGTGCCCACAGGCATAAAAACTGGTGTTGGAATTTCTATTCCGTTGAGAGATAAGGTTCCGGTGCGAGCGAAAGAATTTGGATCCGAAACCCTGGATCTATAGATCATTTTTTGTTCGGACAATTCGGATCCAAACAAGTGCCGTAAATATTTAAACTATGACCGGTGATCTTAAATCCGTTGCTTGCAGCAGCCTGCTCTTGCAACTGTTCGATCCTTTCATCCATGAATTCTACGATCCTGCCGCAGTCTCCACAGATAATATGATCGTGATGAGTATGACCTATGATATGTTCGTAATACTTATAATCTTGGCCGAAATTATGCTCCTGCAATAATTTCGCTTCCACCATGATGGATAGAATTCTGTAAATGGTGGCCTTGGAAATTTTATCCCTCTGGTCCTTGAATTCTTCCAAGAGGCTTTCCGCAGTAAAGTGATTGTGCAGGGAGAAAATACGTTCTGCGACTAACATCCTTTGGTTGGTGATCTTCAGTCCCTTCTTCTGTAAGTAATCAGAAAAAGTTTTCATCTCCATCCGGATGGAATCGTCTACGGTTTTCAGAATTTCAGTTTCTCGATCTTTATTCATTTTTCAGGAGAAGATGGAACTAGTTTGCAGAATTTTCCTTTCGGATCAAGGAATTTCGAGTGTTCACATTCTTTTCCACAATTTAAGATCCGGTTATGAGAATTATCAAGTGGAATTTCATTTTTAGGAAATGAAATACTTACTCTTCCTCACCTTCTATCTTGCCCGCTATAGAATAGTACCAGGCTCTTTCCAATTCTTCTGCGATACGGACCGCAAGAATTTTGAGTAATCTGGTCTGGGCCTGGCCCTCTGTTTCCATAAAACCAACTTGGTCCGAGTAGATAATTCTCGCGGGGATTTCAGTTCTTTCTAATGGAATTTTTTCGCCCCCGGCTTTTTGGAGTTCCACCTTACAGACTACGAACATCTCTTTACTCAGTTGCTGGCCGCCCTGATCCAAAAGAGCTCCTACCTGTTGGTAATGACTGACCTCTCCGTAGATACGATATGCGGCTTGGGATTTCTCCCTAGTCTGGATAAATCTTCCTCTATAATTGATCTCTTGTTTTACCAGATCGGAAAGAGTGGTATGCATTGCGATCCCATAAGAATTGTTCCGAAAATTCTGCACATACACGGTGCGTTTGGAATCCGGGATGGGAATGCCGTCAATTTTAGGAGGATTGCCGGGCTCCCGAGTCATATAAGTGCAAGAACTTAGGCAAAATACCAGAAAAATCGGAACTAAAATCCTCATAACATCATGCTTTTCCCGGAGTACAGAGAGGCAAGGATAAAGTGCAGACATTCAGTCACCACCCAAAGAGCCTTCCGGTAAATTTCTCAGATTTCAGGCTTTACAATTTAGAGGAACCGGATCTGAATTCGCAAATGGGAAAAAATTTCCTAAAACTTTTTCCACTGATCTCACTTCGATCCGGGTTCCTAATTCTTCTGCTCTTGCTTTCAGGAGGAGAAGGTAATGCAGGCGAAACCGATCCTAAAGTATCTGCAGTTTCCCCCAATTTAAAGACAAGTCCTACGGTTCAAAAAAATATTTGGGACGATCTAACACCAGAGGTTTTAGCTGATCTGGGAAATTTAGGTTTTCCAATGGAGATGGAAACCCCCATCTCAGGTTCCTATGCGGAATACAGAGTGCACCATCTTCATATGGGATGTGATTTTAAAACATTTCACACGAACGGGATCGCGGCAATCTCTCCATTCCAAGGATATGTAGAATCGATAGGCCAATCCACAAAAGGATACGGTTCTAATATAATTTTAAGATCTTCAGGTTCCAATTTAAAGGCAAAGTTTGCCCACTTACTGGACTTCAAAGGTTTCAGAAAGGACCTAGATCTACTGAGAGAAGCTTTGGCATTACTCAGCGGCGGGGAGTTTCAGGTAAAACTTTCTCCAGGTTCTTATAATCTCCCCAAAGGAGAAAATATAGCAAGGTTAGGTGAATCGGGAACAGGGGTCAGCCACCTTCATTTTGAATTACATTTACCTAATGGAACTTTAAATCCTCTCCCCTATTTGCCCTTAAGAGGAAAGGACAGATATTCCCCGGAACTTTTATTACTATACGTGGACTCCGAAGATGGAGTGCAGGCAAGACTACCATTAGAAAAAAAGGGCGAAGGCAAATTTACACTTCCAGGAAATCAAAAACTGAATTTGGCGGGAGGAGTTCGCTTTAGGTTGGGAGCCTACGACCAAATGACCTCTCGCAACAAAAACAATTTATTCTTTGCAGGACTCTATAAGGACGAGACAACTTTATACGAAAGATCCTTCCGAGGAATGAGCTATGAAGAAGCAAGGATCCATCATGATATCTTCGACTCGAACCGATCTTCTTTAAATCCACCCGTTTATGTTTATAATCTATTCCCTGCAAAAGGACCTAGCATCGACCTTAGGAATTTCGAAACTGGAAGTATAGTCAAGCTGACTCTCAAAGCATCGGATCACGCAGGAAATCATTCCATTCTCCCCTTAGAAATAGAAGTCGGGACCATCCATACCAAAAAACCATCCATTACAAAAACTGAATTTAATTCCTCGGATGGGATCCTAAAGATCAAAACTCCCAACAAGACGACCTATGGGCAAGGCTCCTTGGTCTTCAAAAAAATCGAAAAATTGGAAGAAGATCTGAAACTACCGGAAGGACTCAAATCAAAGGGTTCCATTTACGAATTAGAATCTTCCGACCTCTCTTGGGTGGGAGAAGCTGAACTTACATGGAGAGGCGCAAGCTTAGGTAAAAAAGACGGGATCTATATCTACGATAAGGCTTCTAAAAAATGGTCCGCCTTAAAACAAAAAGGCCAAATTGTATTACTCACTAAGCTTGGGGCATTAGCAATTCTGACGGATGACGCAAAACCTGCAGTGAATTATCCATACCTGATCACAAGACATAGAAGGATCAAGGGCCAGGAAGAAGAAGGTGTCGAAGAAAGATTATACACGGTTTCCGACACAGGCTCCGGGTATGCAGGCGGCGCGGAAGTTTTGTTAGAAGGGGAAATTTACCCCAGTGAATTCGATGCAGACCGCAAAATGCTGATCATCAAATTCCCCAAAACTTTCTCTGCATGGAAAAAGTACATGTTACTTCAGATCCGGATCAAAGATCGCGCAGGAAATTCTTCCGATTGGTTTACTGATCTGGTGAGATTTTAGTTTTAGAGACGCGGAGTTTAAAAAAGCCGCAAAGAAATTCTCACGCAGAGGCACAGAGTCGCGGAGAATTGTTAGCATGTAGGAACTCCTACAAGACTCTCTGCGTCTTCGCGGCTCTGCGTGAACTTGTTTTTACTCTGCGCCTCAATCCTGGTTTTGTAGAGAGTATCTGCTGATCTGCAGAACCTTAAACTTGGTTTCCGCTCCACCAAGATTTAAAGAAGCGTTATCTCCCACTTTTTTACCTAAAAGAGACTTAGCTAATGGAGACTGGTAAGAAATAATATTTCTTTCAGTATCCGCGTCCCAAGCTCCCAAGATAGAATAAGTTTGGTCTTCTCCACTGGACTCGTTTTTGAGTTTTACAGTGGTTCCGATATTGATACGATCCGTTTTTACGTTGGAAAGATCTAGAACGATAGCAGCCTTGAGTTCTGCTTCCAGTTTTTTGATCTGAGCTTGGAGCTGGACTTGTTTTTCCATAGCGGCTTTGTATTCCGCATTCTCTCTTAAGTCCCCTCTTTCCTGAGCCTCTCCGATATCTCTGGAGTTTTCAGGCATCTCCACGTTCACCAAATGATCGAACTCCGCTTTTTTAGCGTTTAGAGCACGGCGAGTAACCATAACCGCGTTTTCTGGAATTCTTGCCAGAACGTCCTCGTCCTCTTCATCATCATCCTCTTCTTCCCAGATCAAATCAGGTTTCAGAACTCGGATGAGAGACATCAATTTGTCTTTTTCAGTCTCTTCGATATAAGGAACTTCTCTATAAAGAGCGTACACTTTGCGAATATACTCGGAGTCTCCGTTTTGGATCGCCTCGCTGATCACTGCTGCATCGTTCCCGAATAGGATCTCTTGGCAGGTGTTCTTAAGCTTGGTTCCTTTTTCCTCGATCTTGTTCAGAGGTTTTAATAAGCGAAGAACTCTCAGGATCAGATCCTGTCTAGAAACATTCATCCATTCTTCTTCCCAGGTTTTGAGAAGGATAGATTTTGCCACCCAAAGGAATACTTCAGGATTTTCTTTAGCGCGGCTGGATGAGGTTTCGATGAATAAATTCAGTTCAGCGAATTTACCGTCCGCTTCCAGAACGGAAACAACGTATTTGTTATTCTTAACAGGAACTTCGAATAGAAGTCCGACAAGGATATTGACCCAATCGGAATGTGATTTTTTCACTAAGTCTACGAAAGACTTTTTGATATCCAAGTTGCTGATCTTAGAAGAATATTCCAGGACCTCTTCTCTTTTGAGAGATTTAACGATCTTGGAAACATCATCCAATTTTTGGTATCTTTGGAAATCATAAGGACTTCCGTCTTCTCCTTCCATGGTAGAAGCGACTTCGTCCAGATATAGATAGGCAACTATCTTGCGGAAAGAATCGTGAGTCTGCTCTTCTTCGAAATAATGATGAGCGAAAGTATCGATCGCCGATTCAGCTTCTTCTTTGTTTCGAAGTGCTTCGATAGCGATGTCCAAACGTTTAGCAGGATCCGCGTTCGCGTTGAATTTTTCGGTCAATTCTTCCGCGTAAGTGATCGGTTTTTCTCTATACCAGAGTTCGTCTTTTTTCTTAGGGTTAAAGCCCAGGTTATCTTCTTTTTTGATAACATTCTTAGCTTTATTCCACCATTTAGACCAATCAACAACAGGGATAAATTTCCCTGCGATCTCCGCCTTCATTTCTGCAACCAACATATGGTTTTCGAAAGAAGTTAATAATTCCTTAAAGAAGCCGGGAACATCGGTCTCGAATAGAGAAACAACGGAAGCTTTGTCTTCGTAGAATCTCACCCAGATATGATCTCCTTTTAAAGGTTTCAAACTGGTGATCGCCATTTGGATGGAAAGTTTATGATTCTTCTTATCTTTGAAGTCTACGAAGATAGAATCTCCGTTAGGCGAAATAGAAACGATCTTGCCTACTCCCCAGTTCCTATGAAGAACATAGTTGCCGGTATCGAATACGATGTTTCTTTCGAAGTTGGAAATACAAACCTTAACAGGTTTTCTGTTATTTCCCAACTCGGACATTTTTAAGAAATCTTCCAACAAGCTGTGGTTGGCGTATTTCAGTTTATAAACTCTGATCAGTTCGTTTCTTGCTTTGTTGGAAACAGGCTCATGATCCAGGATCTTTTTCAGAAGATAGATCACTCTATCCCAATCTTCGGTGATCTTGAACGGTTCCACTAAAGGATAAAGATAACCTGCAAGACGGGTCTTTTCGCGGTGACCTAAAAGGATACGTTCTATCTTTTCTACGAACTGGATATCATCGTAGCTATTAGTTACGAAAATCGGCCAGATCTCTTCGAACTGTACGTATTCTTTCGTTTTTGCAAAGGTTTCGATCGCTTGTTTTAGATAAGCGACCGCCTTCTCTTTGTTTTCATCAAGAATTGCTAATGCGTATTTTTTAGCGATTTCCGGGTTCTTGCGGTCTTGTTTTGCAAGTTTTTCCAGGATAGGCTTCAGCTCTTTATTCTTCTTTAGTTTTTCAAGAGCTTCCGCTTTGAAACGAAGAGCGTAACGGTCCTCTCCGAATTTTAGAATATTATCAGTGATATGTTCAATGATGACCCATTTGCCGGCTTGTTTGAAAGAATCCAGAAGGGTTTTGAAATAAGAAGCAGCGTCTATACTTCCTTTTTGTAGTCCAAGTAATCCAAGCATGTATCTTGCGGAAATACTTTCAGAATGATCGGCAAGATGTTCTTCCAATTTTGTTTTGGCAGAATCTATAAGTCCGGATGATTGAAAGGATTCTATAAGATCGTCGTAAATTTTAAATTTAGATGCTGGAATGGAATTTGCGTCCGAGCGTACATAAATCTCCTCGTTAAAAAGAGAAGTCAGCTTGTCCAGTTCGCTGGCAGGCTTAGTTTCCGCGGTTGTCGCAGTTTCGTTAGACATAGGAATTACTCCGCCGACGGGGTCGGCATTCAAAAATAGGTTCGGATGGGCGGTTTTTTTGTCTCTTAAGAGCCCTTTCAGATCAATTATAGCAGCTTAGGCTTATCCGTAAACTAGAATTTGGGAGGAAGAGACTTGGAAGGTCTTTACTTGTCACTTAGGGAAGCATTTTGGCATTTATTTTTGTTTTAGAGACAGAGAGATTGAAGGAGTCGCAGAGCTTATGGCACGCAGAGGCACAGAGCCGCAGAGGATTTAGGTAATAGGAGTTCCTACAATCTTAAGTCTCTGTGTCTTAGCGTCTCTGCGTGAGAAAAATCTCGGTGTCTCTTTTACCTCTGCCTTCTCCGTGCGAAACCGTTCGGGAATAAAAAAGATGCGGGAAAAATTCTCTCTCCGGAAATTCCACAGATCAACCTTCTCTTTGTGAGAAAGAGTAGATCTTTCCTATTCGATACCATTTTTTACAAATGGCAAATTTTCAAAAGAAAACATACCTTTTCAGCGGGACCTTTCATAAAGCCCTGTCATGAAATCTAACAAATAGGATATAATTTGAAATAGCCTTTAGTGTGAAAAATCTCTGCGCCTTGGCGTCTCTGCGTGCCATAAGCTCTGCGACTCTTTCAAACTCTGTGCCTCTGCCCCTAAAACAAAAAAACGCGGGAGAGTTCCCGCGTTTCGTCAGAGTCCGACTGTGAGAAAGGCTTACTTGCCGTTTCCACCACCTTCACATTCTTTCTCAGCTTTCACTTTCAACATCTTATCCAACTTACGTTTGGAACGACAGTCGTCCGCATCGAAGTCGATAGAAGCTCCGTCGAAGTGAACCTCGAATACGTCGGAAAGAACCCTTAACTCATCAAAGAAAAG from Leptospira dzoumogneensis harbors:
- a CDS encoding lipoprotein LipL71, which gives rise to MKTFRAISFPSLVLGVLGFLVACGSELPVKELAEAKTAITRAKDAGAERYASGEFEEARKSLLTAHEKASNEDLGETKKSAEYAKSKAYDALEKSYPQLTEDSKTQANTAINEADEAYASQLAAEPYNNAVELKKEGDTLRDNADRTLESYSKESGDDAKLKTRLAAFDQFEQSNKKYLESKKAATDAKSLALSQKQQLIDSLADIEKNLDDADRYAGGGDPEVSQTRERLNAAKAKIDEGKIKEGYSEVDDIRKKSAELVAKNIQAYALKKKAEAKDSIGKAKDKLSGIDQSKLKSSKDLQTSYQRADENLKAADESLASAEDLYSSEKYEDSIGRSEEAIRLSRIVVDQSDDIAERLRTGSSVAGRKGDAGDSSSSSTRKGEDSTASSSGELPEGWKKYVVRKKIPADCLWRISAYKQHYGTSKLWKRIYDANRGKIKNPNLIYPKQVLLIPPAKGSTKFDPKKQTGSDKVEASTPEEKKEETTTPPASTSEQEPEEEEPSTPAPSTENEQPSDSGEQESDEEAR
- a CDS encoding STAS domain-containing protein, producing MEITRRESGNIVILDINGEIDLYNAPEIKDVIAKLIEEQKYYTIINLEKVSYIDSSGIGALISSLSNLKKYQGGLKIINVAGSVRKVFELTKLTSFFEIFDNEADAVAAFK
- the tgt gene encoding tRNA guanosine(34) transglycosylase Tgt encodes the protein MIYRSRVSDPNSFARTGTLSLNGIEIPTPVFMPVGTRGAVKSLDSDDIDELGYELILGNTYHLYLRPGTEVLEKFGGLKNFVSYKKALLTDSGGFQVFSLNSLVKFKQEGVEFRSHIDGSPHFFTPQKVIDIQRAIGSDIMMVLDDCPPGDGTVSRIKDALDRTHRWAEEAVNYWMKDKRNQFLFGIFQGGTNLDLRLESLDKIRSLPFSGIAIGGLSVGEPRPDFIRTMEGISSYTDRTRPLYLMGVGTVPDILEGVRNGVDMFDCVLPTRNARNGQVFTSQGKVNLRNEKWKLLDEPMDPECECKVCKRYSIGYIRHLHHVKELSAFSLSTYHNLHFMKKFMKELRHSIEVGNFSEFFVKWKNLYERPEISR
- a CDS encoding Fur family transcriptional regulator; translated protein: MNKDRETEILKTVDDSIRMEMKTFSDYLQKKGLKITNQRMLVAERIFSLHNHFTAESLLEEFKDQRDKISKATIYRILSIMVEAKLLQEHNFGQDYKYYEHIIGHTHHDHIICGDCGRIVEFMDERIEQLQEQAAASNGFKITGHSLNIYGTCLDPNCPNKK
- a CDS encoding LPS assembly lipoprotein LptE, whose translation is MRILVPIFLVFCLSSCTYMTREPGNPPKIDGIPIPDSKRTVYVQNFRNNSYGIAMHTTLSDLVKQEINYRGRFIQTREKSQAAYRIYGEVSHYQQVGALLDQGGQQLSKEMFVVCKVELQKAGGEKIPLERTEIPARIIYSDQVGFMETEGQAQTRLLKILAVRIAEELERAWYYSIAGKIEGEEE
- a CDS encoding M23 family metallopeptidase, which codes for MGKNFLKLFPLISLRSGFLILLLLLSGGEGNAGETDPKVSAVSPNLKTSPTVQKNIWDDLTPEVLADLGNLGFPMEMETPISGSYAEYRVHHLHMGCDFKTFHTNGIAAISPFQGYVESIGQSTKGYGSNIILRSSGSNLKAKFAHLLDFKGFRKDLDLLREALALLSGGEFQVKLSPGSYNLPKGENIARLGESGTGVSHLHFELHLPNGTLNPLPYLPLRGKDRYSPELLLLYVDSEDGVQARLPLEKKGEGKFTLPGNQKLNLAGGVRFRLGAYDQMTSRNKNNLFFAGLYKDETTLYERSFRGMSYEEARIHHDIFDSNRSSLNPPVYVYNLFPAKGPSIDLRNFETGSIVKLTLKASDHAGNHSILPLEIEVGTIHTKKPSITKTEFNSSDGILKIKTPNKTTYGQGSLVFKKIEKLEEDLKLPEGLKSKGSIYELESSDLSWVGEAELTWRGASLGKKDGIYIYDKASKKWSALKQKGQIVLLTKLGALAILTDDAKPAVNYPYLITRHRRIKGQEEEGVEERLYTVSDTGSGYAGGAEVLLEGEIYPSEFDADRKMLIIKFPKTFSAWKKYMLLQIRIKDRAGNSSDWFTDLVRF
- the greA gene encoding transcription elongation factor GreA gives rise to the protein MSNETATTAETKPASELDKLTSLFNEEIYVRSDANSIPASKFKIYDDLIESFQSSGLIDSAKTKLEEHLADHSESISARYMLGLLGLQKGSIDAASYFKTLLDSFKQAGKWVIIEHITDNILKFGEDRYALRFKAEALEKLKKNKELKPILEKLAKQDRKNPEIAKKYALAILDENKEKAVAYLKQAIETFAKTKEYVQFEEIWPIFVTNSYDDIQFVEKIERILLGHREKTRLAGYLYPLVEPFKITEDWDRVIYLLKKILDHEPVSNKARNELIRVYKLKYANHSLLEDFLKMSELGNNRKPVKVCISNFERNIVFDTGNYVLHRNWGVGKIVSISPNGDSIFVDFKDKKNHKLSIQMAITSLKPLKGDHIWVRFYEDKASVVSLFETDVPGFFKELLTSFENHMLVAEMKAEIAGKFIPVVDWSKWWNKAKNVIKKEDNLGFNPKKKDELWYREKPITYAEELTEKFNANADPAKRLDIAIEALRNKEEAESAIDTFAHHYFEEEQTHDSFRKIVAYLYLDEVASTMEGEDGSPYDFQRYQKLDDVSKIVKSLKREEVLEYSSKISNLDIKKSFVDLVKKSHSDWVNILVGLLFEVPVKNNKYVVSVLEADGKFAELNLFIETSSSRAKENPEVFLWVAKSILLKTWEEEWMNVSRQDLILRVLRLLKPLNKIEEKGTKLKNTCQEILFGNDAAVISEAIQNGDSEYIRKVYALYREVPYIEETEKDKLMSLIRVLKPDLIWEEEDDDEEDEDVLARIPENAVMVTRRALNAKKAEFDHLVNVEMPENSRDIGEAQERGDLRENAEYKAAMEKQVQLQAQIKKLEAELKAAIVLDLSNVKTDRINIGTTVKLKNESSGEDQTYSILGAWDADTERNIISYQSPLAKSLLGKKVGDNASLNLGGAETKFKVLQISRYSLQNQD